The following are encoded together in the Oncorhynchus gorbuscha isolate QuinsamMale2020 ecotype Even-year linkage group LG03, OgorEven_v1.0, whole genome shotgun sequence genome:
- the LOC124019424 gene encoding insulin-like growth factor-binding protein 6, producing the protein MLLYPDLMALLFLQLALSSPWTLASRLPPLSGGNPFSKGSQVARAPKQTQQSGELSTTVLALGEPCGVYTLSCARGLRCTPPLGNPSPLQALLQGRGVCSNASGPSPSERLQPTATHPTPSEDLEKAPCRRLLNTVLKGLQPLVFQSDCADIYMPNCDKHGFFRKKQCRSSRGMHRGHCWCVDKSGIPTPSHTSSEGTLICDNA; encoded by the exons ATGCTTCTGTACCCTGACCTTATGGCCCTACTGTTCCTCCAGCTAGCGCTCTCCAGCCCATGGACACTAGCCTCCCGGCTGCCTCCTCTCAGTGGAGGGAATCCCTTCAGTAAGGGCTCCCAGGTGGCCAGGGCCCCCAAACAGACACAGCAGTCTGGAGAGCTCAGCACCACTGTCCTGGCCCTGGGGGAGCCCTGTGGGGTCTACACTCTGAGCTGTGCCCGTGGACTCCGCTGCACCCCACCACTGGGGAACCCCAGCCCCCTCCAGGCCCTGCTGCAGGGCAGGGGAGTCTGCAGCAATGCCAGTGGGCCCAGCCCTTCTGAGAGGCTCCAGCCCACAG CCACACACCCAACACCCAGTGAAGACCTGGAGAAG gcTCCATGCCGTAGGCTGCTTAACACTGTACTTAAAGGTCTGCAGCCCCTGGTCTTCCAGTCGGACTGTGCTGATATATATATGCCCAACTGTGACAAGCATGGTTTCTTCAGAAAGAAGCAG TGTCGGTCGTCTCGGGGCATGCATCGCGGCCACTGCTGGTGTGTGGACAAGAGTGGCATACCAACCCCATCACACACAAGCTCAGAGGGCACCCTGATCTGTGACAACGCATGA